From a region of the Fusobacterium sp. FSA-380-WT-3A genome:
- a CDS encoding methylated-DNA--[protein]-cysteine S-methyltransferase, producing the protein MKNNYKKYYKSPIGLLEIIYDENYINSVELIENIDFENNQSDDIGEKAVKQLKEYFLGQRKKFDLPLNFKGTDFQIKVWKELEKIPYGETRTYKEIGINVGCPKGARAIGNSNNKNPFIIVIPCHRVIGSNGKLVGYAKGLDIKKYLLDFEKENI; encoded by the coding sequence ATGAAAAATAATTATAAAAAATATTATAAATCTCCTATTGGACTTCTAGAAATAATTTATGATGAAAATTATATAAATTCTGTGGAGTTAATAGAAAATATAGATTTTGAAAATAATCAAAGTGATGATATAGGAGAAAAAGCCGTAAAACAATTAAAAGAATATTTTTTAGGACAGAGAAAAAAATTTGATTTACCATTAAACTTTAAAGGAACAGATTTTCAAATAAAAGTTTGGAAAGAATTGGAAAAAATTCCTTATGGTGAAACTAGAACTTATAAAGAAATTGGTATAAATGTAGGATGTCCAAAGGGAGCTAGAGCCATAGGAAATTCTAATAATAAAAATCCATTTATAATAGTAATTCCATGTCATAGAGTTATAGGAAGCAATGGGAAATTAGTTGGATATGCAAAAGGATTAGATATAAAAAAATATCTTCTTGATTTTGAAAAAGAAAATATATAA
- a CDS encoding uracil-xanthine permease family protein: MLKENKNLTESSELFKIDGKPSFLEALPLAFQHIVAMFVGNVAPILIVSRVAKLDQNIITILIQCSMLTAAIATFIQIYPIGIFGLQTGSKLPVVMGVSFGFLPTTLAILSDGSGSLPILFGSQIMGGVVSILIGGYLKRIRKFFPPLVAGTVVFSIGLSLFPIGINYMAGGVGSPTYGSYENWAISLIVLGIVLFFNHYTKGIAKLSSILIGMTIGYIISLFLGIVDFTPVKEASWFALPKFFVFGPPQFEIGSIIAMSIMYLVTAIQAVGDLSAVTLGGMNREVTDKELSGGVIGNGFSALVASALNSFPTATYSQNVGLVVLTKVVSRYVIGMAATFLLIAGFMPKFGAIINTIPSAVIGGGTITVFSMISMTGIQIISKNGITGRTMIIVGLSVALGSGIGQVPQAIAQFPQIIKLIFGSSVVMSTLLALLLNLILPKEEEKK; this comes from the coding sequence AGAAGCTCTACCATTAGCCTTTCAACATATTGTAGCTATGTTTGTAGGAAATGTTGCTCCCATTTTAATTGTATCTAGAGTTGCAAAATTAGACCAAAACATCATTACAATTTTGATTCAATGTTCTATGTTAACTGCTGCCATTGCCACTTTTATACAAATTTATCCTATTGGAATTTTTGGTTTGCAAACAGGGTCTAAATTACCTGTAGTAATGGGTGTAAGTTTTGGATTTTTACCAACTACTTTAGCAATTTTGTCTGATGGTTCAGGAAGTTTGCCAATATTATTTGGTTCTCAAATAATGGGTGGAGTAGTTTCTATTTTAATTGGAGGATATTTAAAAAGAATAAGAAAATTTTTTCCACCTTTAGTAGCTGGAACAGTAGTTTTTTCCATTGGTTTATCTCTATTTCCTATAGGAATTAATTATATGGCTGGTGGAGTTGGAAGTCCTACATATGGCTCTTATGAAAACTGGGCTATAAGTTTAATAGTTTTAGGAATAGTTTTATTTTTTAATCACTATACTAAAGGAATTGCAAAATTATCTTCAATTTTAATTGGAATGACTATTGGATATATAATCTCTTTATTTTTAGGAATTGTAGATTTTACTCCTGTAAAAGAAGCTTCTTGGTTTGCTCTACCTAAATTCTTTGTATTTGGACCACCTCAATTTGAAATTGGTTCTATAATAGCTATGTCTATTATGTATCTTGTAACTGCTATTCAAGCTGTAGGAGACTTATCTGCTGTCACTTTAGGAGGAATGAATAGAGAAGTTACTGATAAAGAGTTGTCTGGTGGAGTTATTGGAAATGGTTTCAGTGCTTTAGTAGCTTCTGCTTTAAACTCTTTTCCAACAGCAACATATTCACAAAATGTTGGATTAGTAGTATTAACAAAAGTGGTAAGTAGATATGTAATAGGAATGGCTGCTACATTTTTATTAATAGCTGGTTTTATGCCAAAATTTGGAGCTATAATAAATACAATTCCTTCAGCTGTAATCGGTGGGGGAACTATAACAGTTTTCTCTATGATAAGTATGACTGGAATACAAATTATCAGTAAAAATGGAATTACTGGAAGAACAATGATAATAGTTGGATTATCTGTAGCTTTAGGTTCTGGGATAGGTCAAGTACCACAAGCTATTGCTCAATTTCCTCAAATTATAAAATTAATATTTGGTTCTAGTGTTGTAATGTCAACTCTACTTGCTTTATTACTAAATCTTATTCTTCCAAAAGAAGAAGAGAAAAAATAA